Proteins encoded by one window of Streptomyces sp. NBC_01571:
- a CDS encoding ABC transporter permease encodes MSTITATETSAPLPAPAARPDYRVTGRRVLRSEWAKLWSLRSTWITLGLGLVFLVAFGLIAAAQYKSRIDSGHHMDPDFARSTAVSLSLFGTNFAQLALGVLGVLVTAGEYSTGMIRSTLAAVPRRLPVLWSKSAVFGLVSLAVGTVGAFVAFLFASGIVSGTNAAMTFSHPGVVRSLLGAGLYLGLVGVIGAALGALLRSVAGGISVLVGALMLVPGLISLLPSSWQDDISPYLPSNAGESMFALTHDGTTLSPTAGLVVFLGWTVLALAGAAFRLVRSDA; translated from the coding sequence ATGAGCACCATCACCGCGACCGAGACCTCCGCTCCGCTCCCCGCGCCCGCCGCGCGCCCCGACTACCGGGTGACCGGACGCCGGGTGCTGCGCTCGGAGTGGGCCAAACTGTGGTCCCTGCGCTCGACCTGGATCACGCTCGGCCTCGGCCTGGTCTTCCTGGTGGCCTTCGGTCTGATCGCCGCGGCCCAGTACAAGTCGAGAATCGACTCCGGCCACCACATGGACCCGGACTTCGCCCGCTCCACCGCCGTCAGCCTGTCGCTGTTCGGTACGAACTTCGCGCAGCTGGCACTGGGCGTCCTGGGCGTCCTCGTCACGGCGGGCGAGTACTCCACCGGCATGATCCGCTCCACACTGGCCGCGGTCCCGCGGCGGCTGCCGGTCCTCTGGTCAAAGTCGGCCGTGTTCGGCCTGGTCTCCCTGGCCGTGGGCACGGTCGGCGCGTTCGTCGCCTTCCTGTTCGCGAGCGGCATCGTGTCCGGTACGAACGCGGCCATGACGTTCTCGCACCCGGGCGTGGTGCGCAGTCTGCTGGGCGCGGGCCTCTACCTCGGTCTGGTCGGTGTGATCGGCGCCGCCCTCGGCGCGCTGCTGCGCTCGGTGGCGGGCGGTATCTCGGTGCTGGTCGGCGCTCTGATGCTGGTCCCCGGCCTGATCTCGCTCCTGCCGAGTTCCTGGCAGGACGACATCAGCCCGTATCTGCCCAGCAACGCGGGCGAGTCGATGTTCGCCCTCACCCACGACGGCACCACCCTGTCGCCCACCGCCGGGCTCGTCGTCTTCCTCGGCTGGACCGTGCTGGCGCTGGCGGGGGCCGCCTTCCGGCTGGTGCGCAGCGACGCCTGA
- a CDS encoding sensor histidine kinase, giving the protein MTPVTAEDTAGMSPLFARLTRGGQWLRQADRARPWVLDTAVVVLVFLMFCLPDLVVHGHGGRRELAARFTRPPLAGMLALQAGLVLPLLWRRRNPSAAFAAITAVFLLQWSLGVLLRADVALLIALYSLTLHGTLRHLGWACAVTAVGLVLVAVRASAVVSVWDALFFLFSAAIAAVAVGMAVRIRRAQLAGLRERAARLEIERDQRSRLAAATERTRVAREMHDIVGHNLAVMITLADAGVYASDVSPERGKQALLLIGDTGRQALGELRRMLGVLREEAEAPALSPQPGIADIDALCARIRSAGPVISYRTTGDTDALDGGVQLTVYRIVQEALTNSLKHAGADTQVRLAIGVEGARVRVRVQDTGPPGGSRPAGPPNEEGHGLVGMRERAALYGGTVDAGPVPRPGRGWTVQATLDLTPLPGSEGGTS; this is encoded by the coding sequence GTGACACCCGTGACCGCCGAAGACACCGCCGGTATGAGCCCCCTGTTCGCCCGGCTGACCCGCGGCGGACAGTGGCTGCGGCAGGCGGACCGAGCGCGCCCGTGGGTGCTGGACACGGCCGTGGTCGTCCTGGTCTTCCTGATGTTCTGTCTGCCGGACCTGGTGGTGCACGGACACGGCGGCCGGCGCGAGCTCGCCGCCAGGTTCACCCGGCCGCCGCTCGCCGGGATGCTGGCATTGCAGGCGGGACTGGTGCTGCCGCTGCTGTGGCGGCGCAGGAATCCGTCCGCGGCCTTCGCCGCCATCACTGCGGTCTTTCTCCTGCAGTGGTCGCTCGGTGTGCTGCTGCGCGCCGACGTCGCCCTGCTGATCGCCCTGTACAGCCTGACGCTGCACGGAACGCTGCGGCATCTGGGGTGGGCCTGCGCCGTCACGGCCGTCGGCCTGGTCCTGGTCGCCGTGCGGGCCTCCGCCGTGGTGTCCGTCTGGGACGCGCTGTTCTTCCTGTTCAGCGCCGCGATCGCGGCCGTCGCCGTGGGGATGGCGGTGCGCATCCGACGGGCCCAGCTCGCCGGACTGCGGGAGCGCGCGGCCCGGCTGGAGATCGAACGCGACCAGCGCAGCAGGCTGGCGGCGGCCACCGAACGCACCCGGGTGGCCCGCGAGATGCACGACATCGTCGGCCACAACCTCGCTGTCATGATCACTCTCGCCGACGCCGGCGTGTACGCCTCCGACGTCAGCCCCGAACGGGGCAAGCAGGCGCTGCTGCTCATCGGCGACACCGGCCGCCAGGCCCTGGGCGAGCTGCGCCGTATGCTCGGCGTGCTGCGCGAGGAGGCCGAGGCTCCCGCGCTCAGTCCCCAGCCGGGCATCGCCGACATCGACGCGCTCTGCGCCCGGATCCGTTCCGCCGGGCCCGTGATCTCCTACCGGACGACCGGTGACACGGACGCACTGGACGGCGGCGTGCAGCTGACGGTCTACCGGATAGTCCAGGAAGCGCTGACCAACAGCCTCAAGCACGCCGGAGCCGACACGCAGGTCCGCCTCGCGATCGGGGTGGAGGGCGCGCGGGTGCGCGTCCGCGTCCAGGACACCGGGCCGCCGGGCGGGTCGCGGCCGGCCGGTCCTCCGAACGAGGAAGGGCACGGGCTCGTCGGCATGCGCGAACGGGCGGCCCTGTACGGCGGCACGGTCGACGCGGGGCCGGTACCCCGCCCCGGCCGCGGATGGACCGTACAGGCGACCCTCGACCTCACCCCGCTCCCCGGCTCCGAAGGCGGTACCTCTTGA
- a CDS encoding ATP-binding cassette domain-containing protein translates to MIEAQQLTKRYGEKTAVDHLDFVVRPGTVTGFLGPNGAGKSTTMRLIVGLDAPSAGSVRVGGRRYAQHAAPLQEVGALLEARSIHPGRSAYNHLHALALTHGIPRRRVDEVIELAGLGSVARKRAGAFSLGMGQRLGIAAALLGDPQTVMLDEPVNGLDPEGVLWIRNLLTELAAEGRTVFVSSHLMTEVALVADHLIIVGRGRLLADTTVHDLIREVGGDTVKVATADPARLREVLAGPGVDVTGRAGSEELHVTGVTARQIGVKAAEHGIALFELSAKSVSLEEAFMDLTRDAVEYHGSTTATGAGVETPGRAA, encoded by the coding sequence ATGATCGAGGCACAGCAGCTGACCAAGCGGTACGGGGAGAAGACGGCGGTCGACCATCTCGACTTCGTCGTCCGGCCCGGCACTGTCACCGGCTTCCTGGGACCCAACGGCGCGGGAAAGTCGACGACCATGCGCCTGATCGTCGGACTGGACGCCCCGAGCGCCGGCTCCGTACGGGTCGGTGGCCGCCGCTACGCCCAGCACGCCGCCCCCTTGCAGGAGGTCGGCGCGCTGCTGGAGGCCAGGTCGATCCACCCCGGACGTTCCGCGTACAACCACCTCCACGCGCTCGCGCTCACCCACGGCATCCCGCGCCGCCGCGTCGACGAGGTCATCGAACTGGCCGGGCTCGGCAGCGTCGCCAGGAAGCGGGCCGGCGCGTTCTCGCTCGGCATGGGCCAGCGCCTCGGCATCGCGGCGGCGCTGCTGGGTGACCCGCAGACGGTCATGCTGGACGAGCCGGTCAACGGGCTCGACCCCGAGGGCGTGCTCTGGATCCGCAACCTCCTCACCGAACTCGCCGCCGAGGGCCGCACCGTCTTCGTGTCCTCGCACCTCATGACCGAGGTCGCGCTGGTGGCGGACCACCTGATCATCGTGGGACGGGGCCGGCTGCTGGCCGACACCACCGTGCACGACCTGATCCGCGAGGTGGGCGGGGACACCGTGAAGGTGGCCACCGCCGATCCGGCCCGGCTGCGGGAGGTGCTGGCCGGTCCCGGCGTCGACGTCACCGGCCGCGCGGGCTCCGAGGAACTGCACGTGACGGGTGTGACGGCACGCCAGATCGGAGTGAAGGCGGCCGAGCACGGCATCGCACTGTTCGAACTGAGCGCGAAGTCGGTGTCGCTGGAGGAGGCGTTCATGGACCTGACCAGGGACGCCGTCGAGTACCACGGCTCCACCACCGCGACCGGCGCCGGCGTCGAGACCCCCGGGAGGGCCGCATGA
- a CDS encoding response regulator transcription factor gives MTTVLIVDDQPLQRFGFRMLLESVPDTEVAGEAAHGAEAVRQAAELRPDVVLMDVRMPGMDGIEATRRIIATGGRSRVLVLTTFDLDEYAHAALRAGASGFLLKDARPEELLAGIRAVAAGDAVIAPALTRRLLDAYARHLPRQDVPDADADPRLSSLTDREREILVAIGRGWSNGEIAARLVLSESTVKTHVGRVLAKIGARDRVQAVIFAYDLGLARPNSSA, from the coding sequence TTGACCACCGTGCTCATCGTGGACGACCAGCCCCTGCAGCGCTTCGGCTTCCGCATGCTGCTGGAGTCGGTCCCCGACACCGAGGTGGCGGGCGAGGCCGCGCACGGTGCCGAGGCCGTGCGCCAGGCGGCGGAACTGCGCCCCGACGTGGTCCTCATGGACGTCCGGATGCCGGGCATGGACGGCATCGAGGCCACCCGCCGGATCATCGCCACGGGCGGCCGCTCCAGGGTCCTCGTCCTGACGACCTTCGACCTGGACGAGTACGCCCACGCCGCCCTGCGGGCCGGGGCGAGCGGCTTCCTCCTCAAGGACGCCCGTCCGGAGGAGCTCCTGGCGGGCATCCGCGCCGTCGCCGCGGGGGACGCCGTCATCGCCCCCGCCCTGACCCGGCGTCTCCTCGACGCGTACGCCCGGCACCTGCCGCGTCAGGACGTACCGGACGCGGACGCCGACCCGAGGCTGAGCTCCCTCACCGACCGCGAGCGGGAGATCCTGGTGGCCATCGGCAGGGGCTGGAGCAACGGGGAGATCGCCGCGCGTCTCGTCCTGTCGGAGTCCACCGTCAAGACCCACGTCGGCCGGGTCCTCGCGAAGATCGGCGCGCGCGACCGGGTCCAGGCGGTCATCTTCGCCTACGACCTGGGCCTCGCCCGCCCCAACAGCTCCGCGTGA